A genomic stretch from Diachasmimorpha longicaudata isolate KC_UGA_2023 chromosome 2, iyDiaLong2, whole genome shotgun sequence includes:
- the LOC135172584 gene encoding uncharacterized protein LOC135172584, whose translation MKIREPVEEPERVEENQSNILSIEGILMYRSFDELEKELTFDVYDGAEIEGKIIYDEAGNKVTEEKKNTLMDLALQPPSISHAWGSMRLSTCNILGSYWVSVEKKILVLC comes from the exons ATGAAAATACGAGAACCAGTGGAGGAGCCAGAAAGAG TTGAAGAGAATCAATCGAATATTTTAAGCATCGAAGGAATACTGATGTACCGGTCATTTGATGAACTTGAGAAGGAGCTTACTTTTGATGTCTACGATGGAGCAGAGATtgaagggaaaataatttacGACGAGGCTGGTAACAAAgtgacagaagaaaaaaaaaatactttgatgGACTTAGCGCTACAGCCACCCTCTATCAGCCATGCCTGGGGGTCGATGCGCCTCAGTACTTGCAATATCCTAGGCTCTTATTGGGtttcggtggaaaaaaaaatactggtaTTATGTTAG